One Microbacterium sp. W4I20 DNA window includes the following coding sequences:
- a CDS encoding HIT family protein has translation MSHSAAQDALDDTCVFCEIVAGRMPCAKVAEDETTLAFMDIDPGSDGHLLVIPKQHSADLLSVPAEDLVATTLAAQRIAKAMYSGLGSEGVNLLNCCGSVGWQTVFHFHLHVIPRYRDKSKDRLELPFEPGGAADADAIEEYARLLAAAL, from the coding sequence ATGAGTCACAGCGCTGCCCAGGATGCACTCGACGACACCTGCGTGTTCTGCGAGATCGTCGCCGGGCGGATGCCGTGCGCCAAGGTCGCGGAAGACGAGACGACGCTGGCCTTCATGGACATCGATCCCGGATCGGACGGGCATCTGCTCGTCATCCCGAAGCAGCACAGCGCCGACCTTCTCAGCGTCCCGGCCGAGGATCTGGTGGCCACCACCCTGGCCGCCCAGCGGATTGCGAAGGCCATGTACAGCGGACTCGGGTCGGAGGGCGTGAACCTGCTCAACTGCTGCGGTTCCGTCGGCTGGCAGACAGTCTTCCACTTCCACCTGCACGTCATTCCCCGCTATCGGGACAAGAGCAAGGACCGACTGGAGTTGCCCTTCGAGCCGGGCGGGGCGGCTGACGCCGACGCCATCGAGGAGTATGCGCGACTCCTCGCGGCGGCGCTGTAG
- a CDS encoding iron ABC transporter permease: protein MTSAARTRRDPSRYSTGRIALVIVLSLVALVAAAGIGLTVGTKLVGLDTVFAAITDFDGSDLQLVVRESRIPRTVFGLVVGLALGAAGAVMQGLTRNALADPGMLGVNAGASVAVAVAVAALGIRDFPHLMLFALAGALVATIGVVLLGAAGGGSPVTLVLAGVALAAVLGGITTALVLLNPHAFLQMRSWESGALAGRDLSILTIAGPVIAVGLVLALLITRGLDVLALGDDTAAALGVRIGPLRAGAVASVTLLAGTATAVAGPVAFLGLAAPHIARGVVGSSQKAIVPLAAVIGAIVVVLGDVVGRVIIAPQEVPVGIVMAFVAAPFLIWIGRRKNPVQL, encoded by the coding sequence GTGACCTCCGCCGCACGTACACGACGCGATCCGTCCCGGTACTCCACCGGGCGGATCGCGCTCGTCATCGTGCTCTCCCTCGTCGCCCTCGTCGCGGCCGCCGGGATCGGGCTGACCGTGGGAACGAAGCTCGTCGGCCTCGACACGGTCTTCGCCGCGATCACCGACTTCGACGGGAGCGACCTGCAGCTCGTGGTGCGGGAGTCCCGTATCCCGCGCACCGTGTTCGGACTAGTCGTCGGCCTCGCGCTCGGTGCCGCGGGGGCCGTGATGCAGGGCCTCACCCGCAACGCACTGGCCGACCCCGGCATGCTCGGCGTCAACGCGGGAGCCTCGGTCGCCGTGGCCGTCGCGGTCGCGGCGCTCGGCATCCGCGACTTCCCGCACCTCATGCTGTTCGCGCTCGCCGGAGCGCTCGTCGCGACGATCGGCGTGGTGCTGCTGGGCGCGGCGGGCGGTGGGAGCCCGGTCACCCTCGTGCTCGCCGGGGTCGCGCTCGCCGCCGTGCTGGGCGGCATCACCACCGCGCTCGTGCTGCTGAACCCCCACGCGTTCCTGCAGATGCGCAGCTGGGAGTCGGGGGCACTCGCCGGGCGGGACCTGTCGATCCTGACGATCGCCGGTCCGGTGATCGCGGTCGGGCTCGTGCTCGCGCTCCTGATCACCCGCGGCCTCGACGTGCTCGCCCTGGGCGACGACACGGCAGCCGCCCTCGGCGTGCGCATCGGGCCGCTGCGCGCCGGCGCGGTGGCCTCGGTCACGCTGTTGGCCGGGACGGCGACCGCGGTGGCCGGACCCGTCGCTTTCCTGGGGCTCGCCGCCCCGCACATCGCCCGCGGGGTCGTGGGGTCGTCGCAGAAGGCGATCGTGCCGCTGGCCGCCGTGATCGGGGCGATCGTCGTGGTGCTCGGGGACGTCGTGGGCCGCGTGATCATCGCCCCGCAGGAGGTGCCGGTGGGGATCGTGATGGCGTTCGTCGCGGCACCGTTCCTGATCTGGATCGGCCGCCGCAAGAATCCGGTGCAGCTGTGA
- a CDS encoding iron-siderophore ABC transporter substrate-binding protein → MPFTRSKALTAFLALTVAAAALTACAPADENAGHDAPAVDAGAFPVTIEHAYGETKIAEQPQRVVSVGYTEQDTLWALGVKPVGVTEWYGEHDFASWPWADEARGDSEPEVLTTSDGLDFEAIALLDPDLIIGTNAGMTEEDYDRLAEIAPTVAHSGDYTMYFEPWDVQTLQIGEAVGVKDEAQKLVDDIDDKFAAAAKDHPEFADTSIVFLQNAIYDGSAIAYQDGLSTDFLTDLGFSIPADIDAYAPEDGSGGQAYIPVENLDVLNAADVLIWGTEGDDDITALEAEPFVTAIEAMKNDSVVYTDGVTAGAIYFTSPLSLPYVLDSLVPALADALGGNGPARTAE, encoded by the coding sequence ATGCCCTTCACCCGATCGAAGGCGCTCACGGCCTTCCTCGCCCTGACCGTCGCCGCCGCGGCCCTCACCGCGTGCGCGCCCGCCGACGAGAACGCCGGTCACGACGCGCCCGCCGTCGACGCGGGTGCCTTCCCCGTCACGATCGAGCACGCCTACGGAGAGACGAAGATCGCCGAGCAGCCGCAGCGCGTCGTGTCGGTCGGCTACACGGAGCAGGACACGCTCTGGGCGCTGGGCGTGAAGCCCGTCGGCGTGACCGAGTGGTACGGCGAGCACGACTTCGCGTCCTGGCCCTGGGCCGACGAGGCGCGCGGCGACTCCGAGCCGGAGGTGCTCACCACGAGCGACGGTCTGGACTTCGAGGCGATCGCCCTGCTCGACCCCGACCTCATCATCGGCACCAACGCCGGGATGACGGAGGAGGACTACGACCGCCTGGCTGAGATCGCGCCGACGGTCGCGCACTCCGGCGACTACACGATGTACTTCGAGCCGTGGGACGTGCAGACGCTGCAGATCGGCGAGGCCGTCGGAGTCAAGGACGAGGCGCAGAAGCTCGTCGACGACATCGACGACAAGTTCGCCGCGGCTGCGAAGGACCACCCCGAGTTCGCCGACACGTCGATCGTCTTCCTGCAGAACGCGATCTATGACGGCTCGGCGATCGCCTACCAGGACGGCCTGAGCACCGACTTCCTCACCGATCTCGGCTTCTCGATCCCCGCCGACATCGACGCCTACGCGCCGGAGGACGGATCGGGCGGACAGGCGTACATCCCGGTCGAGAACCTCGACGTGCTGAACGCGGCCGATGTGCTCATCTGGGGCACCGAGGGCGACGACGACATCACCGCCCTCGAGGCCGAGCCGTTCGTGACCGCGATCGAGGCGATGAAGAACGACTCGGTCGTCTACACCGACGGCGTCACCGCCGGGGCGATCTACTTCACGTCTCCGCTGAGCCTGCCGTACGTGCTCGACTCGCTGGTGCCGGCCCTGGCCGACGCCCTCGGCGGGAACGGGCCCGCTCGCACCGCGGAGTGA
- a CDS encoding helix-turn-helix transcriptional regulator translates to MNSSAVLVRAARKSRGLTQRQLAERVDVDQGRISRYEAGAEVEFGTIARLLGGSGHRLYSAPTRRDDAATIASAIRTHLRLGDKQSALRELIQLSDNLLSEHGLVRGILCLAEPESTGDSAWDAALAALVDLRLGEEGLPAPAWVLAPNRSLSSPQTLEVDPADPIPSAADVPAEFLDRGVLVWRDTLASI, encoded by the coding sequence ATGAATTCCAGCGCTGTCCTCGTGCGAGCCGCCCGCAAAAGCCGAGGCCTGACCCAGCGCCAGCTCGCTGAGCGAGTCGACGTCGATCAGGGTCGCATATCGCGATACGAAGCGGGCGCGGAGGTCGAGTTCGGAACGATCGCGCGGCTGCTGGGCGGCAGCGGTCATCGTCTGTACTCGGCACCCACGCGAAGAGACGATGCCGCGACGATCGCTTCGGCGATTCGAACCCATCTTCGGCTCGGCGACAAGCAGAGCGCGCTCCGCGAGCTCATCCAGCTCAGTGACAACCTTCTCTCCGAACACGGTCTCGTCCGGGGGATCCTCTGCCTCGCCGAGCCGGAGTCGACGGGGGATTCAGCCTGGGATGCTGCACTCGCGGCGCTCGTCGACCTCCGACTCGGCGAAGAAGGACTGCCTGCACCCGCTTGGGTGCTCGCGCCGAACCGCAGCCTCTCGTCACCTCAGACCCTGGAAGTGGATCCCGCCGATCCGATTCCGTCGGCCGCGGACGTCCCTGCGGAATTTCTTGATCGAGGCGTCCTCGTCTGGCGCGACACCCTGGCCAGCATCTGA
- a CDS encoding glycosyltransferase, producing the protein MARAFIAFRHVQENRILTTLDPIRVASIPAAHPYVRAITDSQRVRVLPDPPVPGAPAAQWWPPVALTAEWLGAHAADYDVLHVHFGLESFSPDELREALDAARRAGRPVVYTVHDLDNPQLVDQAPYRALLDVIVPAADHLLTLTAGTAAEIERSWGRRSRVLPHPTLLEHAVASPGSGDGSIRIGIHLRDLRPNIDAEGAVHAAAGAVALLADEGLAAEVDVLMNERVRSDETAARVVAAADAHPAVRVRRVPHLSDAEIEEWLGGLDLFVLPYHHGTHSGWVELCYDLGVPVAGTDVGHIKAQHPSDFAVIDTADARTLAAAVRQVADARRTTQRPALVERRRRERLAERTEVRAAHAELYATACAGVRA; encoded by the coding sequence GTGGCACGCGCTTTCATCGCATTCCGTCACGTTCAGGAGAACCGCATCCTCACGACACTCGACCCCATCCGGGTCGCCTCCATCCCGGCCGCCCACCCCTATGTGCGCGCCATCACCGACTCGCAGCGGGTGCGGGTGCTGCCCGACCCGCCCGTCCCCGGAGCACCCGCGGCGCAATGGTGGCCCCCCGTGGCTCTCACGGCAGAGTGGCTCGGCGCACACGCGGCGGACTACGACGTTCTGCACGTGCACTTCGGTCTCGAGTCGTTCTCGCCCGACGAGCTGCGCGAGGCTCTGGACGCCGCACGACGGGCCGGCCGACCGGTGGTGTACACCGTGCACGACCTCGACAACCCGCAGCTGGTGGACCAGGCGCCCTACCGGGCCCTGCTCGATGTGATCGTGCCCGCCGCGGATCACCTCCTCACGCTCACAGCCGGCACCGCGGCCGAGATCGAGCGCAGCTGGGGCCGCCGCAGCCGTGTGCTCCCGCACCCGACGTTGCTCGAGCACGCCGTCGCGTCACCCGGCTCGGGCGACGGGAGCATCCGCATCGGCATCCACCTGCGCGATCTGCGCCCCAACATCGACGCCGAGGGCGCCGTCCACGCCGCCGCCGGCGCGGTCGCCCTGCTCGCCGACGAGGGACTCGCGGCCGAGGTGGACGTGCTCATGAACGAGCGGGTCCGCAGCGATGAGACCGCCGCGCGAGTGGTCGCAGCCGCCGACGCGCATCCTGCCGTGCGGGTGCGGCGCGTCCCGCACCTGAGTGACGCGGAGATCGAGGAGTGGCTCGGCGGTCTCGACCTCTTCGTCCTGCCCTACCACCACGGGACGCATTCGGGCTGGGTCGAGCTCTGCTACGACCTGGGTGTGCCGGTGGCCGGGACCGATGTCGGACACATCAAGGCGCAGCATCCGTCGGACTTCGCCGTCATCGACACCGCCGACGCGCGCACACTCGCCGCTGCCGTGCGACAGGTCGCGGATGCCCGACGCACCACGCAGCGTCCTGCACTGGTCGAACGACGTCGCCGGGAACGGCTGGCCGAACGGACCGAGGTGCGCGCGGCGCACGCCGAGCTGTACGCCACTGCGTGCGCCGGGGTCCGCGCGTGA
- the ppk2 gene encoding polyphosphate kinase 2: MAHKSRKKQKASRLDKQRYEEELRRLQIELVTMQQWVIAADARVLVLFEGRDAAGKGGAIKRVMQYLNPRHARVVALPQPSERERGQWYFQRYIEHLPTQGEIVLMDRSWYNRAGVERVMGYCTDEEYDRFLEQVPVVEQMLVDDGIILVKYWYSVSDTEQEKRFRSRLNDPMRRWKLSDMDLQSITRWEDYSQAKDAMFEVTDRERTPWWSIDSDDKRSARINTISHLLSQIPYRRLEPEKVHFPERPAAAEKPRPPIDDLRFVPDHAATL; this comes from the coding sequence ATGGCCCACAAGAGCCGGAAGAAGCAGAAGGCATCGCGCCTCGACAAGCAGCGGTATGAGGAGGAGCTGCGGCGCCTCCAGATCGAGCTGGTCACCATGCAGCAGTGGGTCATCGCAGCCGACGCGCGCGTGCTCGTCCTGTTCGAGGGTCGGGATGCCGCGGGCAAGGGTGGCGCCATCAAACGGGTGATGCAGTACCTCAACCCGCGGCACGCCCGGGTGGTCGCGCTGCCCCAACCCTCCGAACGGGAGAGGGGGCAGTGGTACTTCCAGCGGTACATCGAGCACCTCCCCACCCAGGGCGAGATCGTGCTGATGGATCGCTCCTGGTACAACCGCGCCGGGGTCGAGAGAGTGATGGGCTACTGCACCGACGAGGAGTACGACCGTTTCCTCGAGCAGGTCCCCGTCGTCGAGCAGATGCTCGTCGATGACGGCATCATCCTGGTCAAGTACTGGTACTCCGTGTCTGACACCGAGCAGGAGAAGCGGTTCCGCTCGCGCCTGAACGACCCGATGCGGCGCTGGAAGCTCTCCGACATGGACCTGCAGTCCATCACGCGCTGGGAGGACTACTCGCAGGCGAAGGACGCGATGTTCGAGGTCACCGACCGCGAGCGCACGCCCTGGTGGTCGATCGACAGCGACGACAAGCGCTCAGCGCGGATCAACACGATCAGCCACCTCCTCAGTCAGATCCCGTACCGCCGGCTCGAGCCGGAGAAGGTCCACTTCCCCGAACGTCCCGCGGCCGCCGAAAAGCCTCGGCCACCGATCGACGATCTCCGATTCGTTCCCGACCATGCGGCGACGCTGTAG
- a CDS encoding glycosyltransferase, giving the protein MIGWYVHDHGWGHVTRMQAIRPHLDDEVTVFSTLPEPAALVAGTTWVQLPSDAEPVVGTDGITREAHELGDVTAGGALHWAPIGHPGHQERLAVIAEWITRKPLSAFVVDVSVEVTILTRLMGVPTVTLAQPGERTDAPHRLGYDLADRILAPWATGTIESSALVERIDRVRHVGAISRYDGRPRPVDPSRDSEERRVLFLSRTLDAARLARVTALLEADGWVVETAGAGVDDRVDDVWPLLCRATVVVSAAGQNGIADLAAADARAVVLPQERPFGEQEATARVLAAQGYALTAPAEVSPEELLDLVRRAAATMPRWDGWRVAGAAARAAAVIEEVVA; this is encoded by the coding sequence ATGATCGGCTGGTACGTGCACGACCACGGGTGGGGACACGTCACTCGGATGCAGGCGATCCGCCCGCATCTCGACGACGAGGTGACGGTGTTCTCGACCCTGCCGGAGCCCGCGGCACTCGTCGCCGGCACGACCTGGGTGCAGTTGCCCTCGGATGCGGAGCCGGTGGTCGGGACGGACGGGATCACCCGCGAGGCCCACGAACTCGGCGACGTGACGGCCGGCGGCGCGCTGCACTGGGCGCCCATCGGGCACCCCGGACACCAGGAGCGTCTGGCCGTGATCGCGGAGTGGATCACGCGGAAGCCCCTCTCGGCCTTCGTGGTCGACGTGAGCGTCGAGGTCACGATCCTCACGCGCCTGATGGGCGTGCCGACGGTCACCCTCGCGCAGCCGGGAGAGCGCACCGATGCCCCGCACCGGCTCGGCTACGACCTCGCCGACCGCATCCTGGCGCCCTGGGCGACGGGCACCATCGAATCGTCGGCACTGGTCGAACGGATCGATCGCGTGCGCCACGTCGGGGCGATCTCTCGCTACGACGGCCGTCCGCGGCCCGTCGATCCGTCTCGCGATTCGGAGGAACGGCGGGTCCTGTTCCTGAGCCGCACGCTCGATGCCGCACGCCTCGCACGGGTGACCGCGCTGCTGGAGGCCGACGGCTGGGTGGTCGAGACCGCCGGGGCAGGTGTCGACGATCGCGTCGACGATGTCTGGCCGCTGCTGTGTCGCGCCACGGTCGTGGTGAGTGCGGCCGGTCAGAACGGCATCGCCGACCTCGCCGCCGCCGACGCCCGCGCGGTGGTCCTCCCGCAAGAGCGCCCGTTCGGCGAACAGGAAGCCACCGCGCGGGTGTTGGCCGCGCAGGGGTATGCGCTGACCGCCCCGGCCGAGGTCTCACCCGAGGAACTCCTCGATCTGGTCCGTCGTGCCGCCGCGACGATGCCCCGGTGGGACGGATGGCGCGTCGCCGGCGCGGCTGCCCGCGCGGCGGCCGTCATCGAGGAGGTGGTGGCATGA
- a CDS encoding glycosyltransferase, translating to MSAVERLRILVVAPERHALRQPHAGGLETVVWNRVRWLRRQGHDVQLCAAEGSDFLDADTTLHLPRPRWQRARDSSDTDFPEGHRRVLTDAFDRVRDWLDAPETRVDVVDNHSLHGDPILWSRDIGVPVVTTLHTPPLSDIVIASNALEGSSPHRFLAVSQYTARAWSAEGVDAFVFPNGVDSEQWRLGAGGEGWVWFGRIIPEKAPHLAILAARRAGARLKLAGRIGDAAYFAREVEPLLGGGIEYVGALHHTELCDLVGAASVALVTPVWSEPFGLVMAEALMTGTPVAAFDSGGTSEVLAGMPGTAIVPAGDVDALAHAATALARHSRTGLTRPQVRAAATSRYSLERQHREVERVLSVSAQSVFATSDVVEAVRA from the coding sequence GTGAGCGCGGTCGAGCGGCTGCGCATCCTGGTCGTCGCTCCGGAGCGGCATGCCCTGCGTCAGCCTCATGCCGGGGGCCTGGAGACCGTGGTCTGGAACCGGGTGCGCTGGCTGCGCCGGCAGGGCCATGACGTGCAGCTCTGTGCGGCCGAGGGTTCGGATTTCCTCGATGCGGACACCACCCTGCACCTTCCCCGTCCGCGCTGGCAGCGTGCGCGCGACTCCTCCGACACCGACTTCCCCGAGGGACATCGCCGGGTCCTGACCGACGCCTTCGATCGCGTGCGCGACTGGCTGGATGCGCCCGAGACACGAGTCGACGTCGTGGACAACCACAGCCTGCACGGCGATCCGATCCTGTGGAGCCGCGACATCGGGGTGCCGGTGGTCACGACGCTGCACACTCCGCCGCTGTCCGACATCGTGATCGCGTCGAACGCGCTCGAAGGATCGTCGCCGCACCGCTTCCTCGCCGTCAGCCAGTACACCGCGCGCGCCTGGTCCGCCGAGGGTGTGGACGCGTTCGTCTTCCCCAACGGCGTCGACTCGGAGCAATGGCGCCTGGGCGCGGGCGGCGAGGGCTGGGTGTGGTTCGGTCGGATCATCCCCGAGAAGGCGCCCCACCTCGCCATCCTCGCCGCCCGTCGCGCCGGCGCGCGCCTCAAGCTGGCCGGCCGCATCGGAGACGCCGCCTACTTCGCCCGCGAGGTCGAGCCGCTGCTCGGTGGCGGCATCGAGTACGTCGGGGCGCTGCATCACACCGAACTCTGCGACCTCGTCGGTGCGGCATCGGTCGCGCTGGTGACCCCGGTCTGGTCGGAACCCTTCGGACTCGTGATGGCCGAGGCCCTGATGACCGGTACGCCGGTCGCCGCCTTCGACTCCGGCGGCACGAGCGAGGTCCTCGCCGGAATGCCGGGCACCGCGATCGTGCCCGCCGGCGACGTCGACGCGCTCGCCCATGCCGCGACGGCTCTCGCCCGCCATTCGCGTACGGGTCTCACCCGGCCGCAGGTGCGTGCGGCCGCGACGTCGCGGTACTCGCTCGAACGTCAGCATCGCGAGGTCGAACGCGTCCTCTCCGTCTCCGCCCAGAGCGTCTTCGCGACGTCCGATGTCGTCGAGGCGGTGCGCGCATGA
- a CDS encoding WcbI family polysaccharide biosynthesis putative acetyltransferase has product MSHSPDSRTGVAPKAPAVLARERHYSEFFGHTPLPERFGVILGNCQAESLRLVIDSPEHRFIRVPPVFEMDAAETARLHEVVRAAQIVVSQPIRDDYRDLPLGTTQIAAATDARMLTVPPVRFAGLHPFQAAIRVPGVEGDPPVVAYHDVRTLAAAAGIPVAAALNPEAVRTVGRASIDTLRIREQKADVPVSDLFDSVTADHARTVNHPGNAVWLPLGARVLEALDFGGEPTDPGRPLLDAVQAPLSPEVVEAWSLPDEPRAHWLVDGAVIDDAEVRAAHTEWYAAHPEFVAAATERLAPLLAVWSAA; this is encoded by the coding sequence ATGAGCCACAGCCCCGATTCCCGCACGGGCGTTGCGCCGAAGGCCCCGGCGGTGCTAGCGCGTGAGCGGCACTACTCGGAGTTCTTCGGCCATACGCCTCTTCCCGAACGCTTCGGGGTCATCCTCGGCAACTGCCAGGCGGAGTCGCTGCGTCTGGTCATCGACTCTCCCGAGCACCGTTTCATCCGCGTCCCGCCGGTCTTCGAGATGGATGCCGCGGAGACCGCGCGACTGCACGAGGTCGTTCGAGCGGCGCAGATCGTGGTGAGCCAGCCCATCCGCGACGACTACCGCGACCTGCCGCTGGGGACCACGCAGATCGCCGCCGCCACCGACGCTCGGATGCTGACCGTCCCGCCCGTGCGCTTCGCCGGACTGCATCCGTTCCAGGCCGCCATCCGCGTGCCCGGCGTCGAGGGGGACCCGCCGGTCGTGGCGTATCACGACGTGCGCACCCTCGCGGCTGCCGCGGGGATCCCGGTCGCCGCCGCCCTGAACCCCGAGGCCGTCCGCACAGTCGGGCGCGCCTCGATCGACACCCTCCGCATCCGCGAGCAGAAGGCCGACGTGCCGGTGTCGGACCTGTTCGACTCGGTCACGGCCGACCATGCGCGCACCGTCAACCATCCCGGCAATGCCGTGTGGCTGCCCCTCGGCGCACGTGTGCTCGAGGCCCTCGACTTCGGCGGGGAGCCGACCGACCCGGGCCGCCCTCTCCTCGATGCCGTGCAGGCGCCGCTCTCTCCCGAGGTCGTCGAGGCCTGGTCGCTGCCCGACGAGCCGCGCGCGCACTGGCTCGTCGACGGCGCCGTGATCGATGACGCGGAGGTGCGTGCCGCTCACACGGAGTGGTACGCCGCCCACCCCGAATTCGTCGCCGCCGCCACCGAGCGTCTCGCTCCTCTCCTGGCTGTCTGGAGCGCGGCATGA
- a CDS encoding ABC transporter ATP-binding protein, with protein MSEVAVLDAQDVVVRYPGNPPVIAVDGVSLRVAPGETVALVGESGSGKSSLARAVVGIEKTAAGTVLFRDAPVSPLGIRRRATALTGIQMVFQDPSTSLNPRRRVGEQIADGIATARARGAEGSTVEEWLERVGLPTQVASRFPHQFSGGQKQRIAIARALAARPSLLVADEPISALDASTQTSVAALMRDLVAESGAGMLFISHDLAVVRRIADRTFVMFAGRVLESGPTDQVWAAPQHPYTRALLAAIPEPDGAGRIPVAPSVEDRAIWAEVPAVLN; from the coding sequence ATGAGTGAGGTCGCCGTCCTCGACGCGCAGGACGTGGTCGTGCGCTACCCCGGCAATCCGCCCGTGATCGCTGTGGACGGGGTGTCGCTCCGCGTGGCGCCGGGGGAGACCGTCGCGCTCGTCGGCGAGTCCGGCAGCGGCAAGTCGAGTCTCGCCCGCGCCGTCGTCGGCATCGAGAAGACCGCGGCCGGCACGGTGCTGTTCCGTGACGCGCCCGTGTCGCCGCTCGGCATCCGTCGCCGTGCGACTGCGCTGACCGGCATCCAGATGGTGTTCCAGGATCCGTCGACCTCGCTGAACCCGCGTCGCCGGGTCGGGGAGCAGATCGCCGACGGCATCGCGACCGCCCGCGCGCGCGGCGCCGAGGGATCGACCGTCGAGGAGTGGCTCGAGCGCGTCGGCCTGCCCACGCAGGTCGCATCGCGGTTCCCGCACCAGTTCTCCGGCGGGCAGAAGCAGCGCATCGCCATCGCCCGCGCCCTCGCTGCGCGGCCCTCGCTGCTGGTGGCCGACGAGCCGATCTCGGCGCTCGATGCCTCGACCCAGACCAGCGTCGCGGCGCTCATGCGCGACCTCGTCGCCGAGTCGGGGGCCGGGATGCTGTTCATCTCGCACGACCTCGCCGTGGTCCGGCGCATCGCCGACCGTACCTTCGTGATGTTCGCCGGCCGGGTGCTGGAGTCGGGTCCGACCGATCAGGTGTGGGCTGCGCCGCAGCATCCGTACACCCGCGCGCTGCTCGCCGCGATCCCGGAGCCCGACGGCGCAGGCCGCATCCCGGTCGCACCCTCGGTCGAGGACCGCGCGATCTGGGCTGAGGTTCCGGCCGTCCTGAACTGA
- a CDS encoding galactosyltransferase-related protein, whose protein sequence is MSVRVAVITPASIDRLAHLHRQRRFLREAQTAGLEIVRIEAWLDEEMPPAPPGVQTVHVPPGPHGMRVGAARNAAARVAVEHDVDLLVFLDVDCLSGSALLARYLDAARDHPDDLLCGPVTYLESVQRPATLDDLDALTRPHPVRPLPQDGTVVEATDREFDLFWSLSFAVTPATWARLGGFDERYEGYGAEDTDLGRRARSLGIRLQWVGGAHAYHQWHPAGSPPWRHLDDILRNGALFAERWGEWPMGGWIDAFVDAGAVEAYGDGYRRVPSA, encoded by the coding sequence ATGAGCGTTCGCGTCGCCGTCATCACTCCGGCATCCATCGATCGTCTGGCGCACCTGCACCGGCAGCGTCGCTTCCTCCGCGAGGCGCAGACCGCCGGCCTCGAGATCGTGCGCATCGAGGCGTGGCTGGACGAGGAGATGCCTCCCGCCCCTCCGGGTGTGCAGACGGTGCACGTGCCACCGGGGCCGCACGGCATGCGGGTCGGCGCGGCCCGGAACGCCGCCGCCAGGGTCGCGGTCGAGCACGATGTCGACCTGCTGGTGTTCCTCGACGTGGACTGCCTGTCCGGGTCGGCGCTGCTCGCGAGGTACCTCGACGCCGCGCGGGACCACCCGGACGACCTGCTCTGCGGGCCGGTGACCTACCTCGAGAGCGTCCAGCGCCCCGCGACGCTCGACGATCTCGATGCGCTCACCCGGCCGCACCCGGTGCGTCCGCTGCCCCAAGACGGAACGGTCGTCGAGGCCACCGACCGCGAGTTCGACCTGTTCTGGTCGCTGTCGTTCGCGGTCACGCCCGCGACCTGGGCGCGCCTCGGCGGTTTCGACGAGCGGTACGAAGGGTACGGGGCCGAGGACACCGATCTCGGCCGAAGGGCCCGTTCGCTCGGCATCCGGCTGCAGTGGGTGGGCGGCGCGCATGCCTATCACCAGTGGCATCCCGCGGGATCACCACCGTGGCGTCATCTGGACGACATCCTGCGCAACGGCGCGCTCTTCGCCGAGCGCTGGGGCGAGTGGCCGATGGGCGGCTGGATCGATGCCTTCGTGGATGCCGGAGCCGTCGAGGCATACGGCGACGGGTATCGACGCGTACCATCAGCCTGA